One window of Oncorhynchus masou masou isolate Uvic2021 chromosome 28, UVic_Omas_1.1, whole genome shotgun sequence genomic DNA carries:
- the LOC135517614 gene encoding long-chain fatty acid transport protein 4-like: protein MMRLACCTVLLFVLRLLVGLPWFQVLSSILIFYLGSGGWKFIHIFAKTIGRDVHAAGVLIKVKWNVKRHLRERNTLPKIFAETVHRHGDKTALIFEGTGEKWSFRQLDEYSNRVANLLLQRGFVEGDVVALFMESRSQYVGLWLGMAKIGVEAALINFNLRLEALVHCVTISNAKAVVFGSELTKAMCEVHSSMGKTVQMLCSGDWDPKQVPVGTECLEPLLDAAPTHLPSRPDRCFTDRLFYIYTSGTTGMPKAAIVVHSRYYRMAALVYYGFGMTSDDVMYDCLPLYHSAGNIVGVGQCLIHGMTVVIKKKFSASRFWDDCAKYNCTIVQYIGEICRYLLNQPVKDIERQHRVRMALGNGLRQSIWEEFTSRFNVPQIAEFYGATECNCSLGNFGNMTGACGFNSQILPFIYPIRLVKVDEETMELTRGPDGVCIPCKPGEPGQLVGRIIQNDPLRRFDGYVNEGATTKKIANNVFKKGDSAYLSGDVLIMDQYGYMYFKDRTGDTFRWKGENVSTTEVEGTLSRLLDMKDVVVYGVEVPGAEGKAGMAAVADPERSTDLEKFGKDLEKALPPYARPVFLRFLNEVNKTGTYKFQKTEMRREGFDPSITSNKLYFLDPSRGRYVELHQELYSSIISGKQKL, encoded by the exons TGCAGCGGGCGTCCTCATCAAGGTGAAATGGAACGTCAAGCGTCACCTGCGGGAACGAAATACCCTCCCGAAGATCTTCGCAGAGACCGTGCATCGCCATGGGGACAAGACAGCGCTCATCTTTGAAGGCACCGGCGAGAAGTGGTCCTTCCGGCAGCTGGACGAGTACTCCAACCGCGTGGCCAACCTGCTGCTCCAGAGGGGCTTCGTGGAAGGGGATGTGGTGGCTCTCTTCATGGAAAGCCGGTCCCAGTACGTGGGCCTCTGGCTGGGCATGGCCAAGATTGGTGTGGAGGCGGCCCTGATCAACTTCAACCTGAGGCTGGAGGCCTTGGTGCACTGTGTCACCATTTCCAACGCCAAGGCTGTGGTGTTCGGCAGCGAGCTGACcaagg CCATGTGTGAGGTACACAGTTCCATGGGGAAGACAGTGCAGATGCTGTGTTCAGGGGACTGGGACCCCAAACAGGTTCCTGTGGGGACAGAGTGCCTGGAGCCTCTTCTGGACGCTGCCCCCACCCACCTGCCCAGCCGCCCAGACCGCTGCTTCACAG ATCGTCTGTTCTACATCTACACATCTGGGACCACTGGGATGCCCAAAGCTGCCATTGTGGTTCACAGCAG GTACTACCGCATGGCAGCGTTGGTATACTATGGCTTCGGGATGACGTCTGATGACGTGATGTACGATTGCCTTCCACTCTACCACTCTGCAG GTAACATAGTCGGAGTGGGGCAGTGCCTGATCCATGGCATGACAGTGGTCATCAAGAAGAAGTTCTCTGCCTCCCGGTTCTGGGATGACTGTGCCAAGTACAACTGCACg ATTGTCCAGTACATCGGGGAGATCTGCCGGTACCTGTTGAACCAGCCAGTAAAGGACATAGAGCGGCAACACCGGGTCCGCATGGCGCTGGGTAACGGCCTGCGCCAGTCCATCTGGGAGGAGTTTACCTCTCGCTTCAACGTGCCACAGATAGCAGAGTTCTATGGCGCCACAGAGTGCAACTGCAGCCTAGGCAACTTCGGCAACATG ACGGGAGCGTGCGGGTTCAACAGCCagatcctccccttcatctaccccATCAGACTGGTGAAGGTGGACGAAGAGACTATGGAGCTCACTAGAGGGCCCGATGGTGTCTGCATCCCATGCAAGCCTG gtgAGCCCGGCCAGTTGGTGGGTAGGATCATTCAGAATGATCCTCTGAGAAGGTTTGATGGCTACGTGAACGAAGGAGCCACCACCAAGAAGATCGCTAACAACGTCTTCAAGAAGGGAGACAGCGCCTATCTGTCAG GCGATGTCCTCATCATGGACCAGTATGGCTACATGTACTTTAAGGACCGTACTGGGGACACGTTCCGCTGGAAGGGAGAGAACGTGTCGACCACGGAAGTGGAGGGGACGTTGAGTCGTCTATTGGACATGAAGGACGTGGTGGTCTACGGAGTCGAGGTCCCAG GAGCTGAGGGGAAGGCTGGGATGGCTGCTGTAGCAGATCCAGAGAGGTCTACAGACCTGGAAAAGTTTGGGAAGGATCTGGAGAAAGCCCTGCCGCCATACGCACGACCCGTCTTCCTACGCTTCCTCAACGAGGTCAACAAGACAG gcACCTATAAGTTCCAGAAGACAGAGATGCGGCGGGAGGGTTTTGACCCAAGCATCACGTCAAACAAACTGTACTTCCTTGACCCCAGCAGGGGGCGCTATGTGGAGCTGCACCAGGAGCTCTACAGCAGCATCATCTCAGGGAAGCAGAAACTGTAA